In Anaerobacillus isosaccharinicus, one genomic interval encodes:
- the tnpB gene encoding IS66 family insertion sequence element accessory protein TnpB (TnpB, as the term is used for proteins encoded by IS66 family insertion elements, is considered an accessory protein, since TnpC, encoded by a neighboring gene, is a DDE family transposase.), with translation MLSKTPIQRVYLAAGATDLRKSIDGLAAIVQMSFQLDPFSSNLFVFCNRKRDKLKILHWDHNGFWLYYRRLEKGVFQWPDEQTTKPLSISPRQFNWLLDGLPLEQKQAHPKMSAKFII, from the coding sequence ATGTTAAGTAAAACACCTATTCAACGAGTCTATTTAGCGGCGGGTGCAACAGATCTGAGAAAGTCGATTGATGGTTTGGCAGCGATTGTTCAAATGAGTTTCCAATTGGATCCTTTCTCTTCCAATCTATTTGTGTTCTGTAATCGCAAACGAGATAAACTAAAGATCCTTCATTGGGATCATAATGGGTTTTGGTTATATTATCGCCGACTGGAAAAAGGCGTTTTTCAATGGCCAGATGAACAAACTACTAAGCCGCTATCGATCAGTCCTCGCCAATTCAACTGGCTCTTGGATGGACTTCCACTTGAACAAAAACAAGCCCATCCAAAAATGAGTGCAAAATTTATCATATAG
- the tnpA gene encoding IS66 family insertion sequence element accessory protein TnpA, whose amino-acid sequence MSVDERKQMWEDRIDAYRSSGVPSVKAWCEQNQVGVQSMYSWMKRLETEPTHVAYPLTQWVAIDSSNSIEETATLTVKVGDVSIEIKEGFSHSLLNEVLQVLQSHVK is encoded by the coding sequence ATGTCAGTAGATGAACGTAAACAAATGTGGGAAGATCGCATCGACGCCTACAGATCCAGTGGAGTGCCAAGTGTCAAAGCTTGGTGTGAACAAAATCAAGTAGGTGTTCAAAGTATGTATAGCTGGATGAAAAGATTGGAAACTGAGCCGACTCACGTCGCTTATCCTCTTACACAATGGGTTGCCATTGATTCATCCAACTCGATTGAAGAAACAGCTACTTTAACAGTTAAGGTAGGCGATGTTTCAATCGAAATTAAAGAAGGCTTCAGCCATTCACTTTTAAATGAAGTACTTCAGGTTCTTCAATCCCATGTTAAGTAA
- a CDS encoding VanZ family protein — protein MKKYILLVFPLIFYGESLWFYFRDVHYYLPLIIQIIVHLIIISVCMIFLLKLTILQNVFDWLIGICFSVYFCILYQNTIEFMLFLENAHYSLKNLRYIVNSVNIIPIKGIIDVLRYNPSASFQIFGNLIMLAPFAFAMLYFKWAKSIKQAIWYSFLCTFGIELVQLLQRILGLVFDIGIGRSFDIDDVILNTIGAPIGVGCYLLWRKVEELFLQIRKKSSVTI, from the coding sequence ATGAAAAAATACATTTTATTAGTTTTTCCACTCATCTTTTACGGGGAAAGCCTGTGGTTTTATTTCAGAGATGTGCATTATTATTTACCTCTTATTATCCAAATTATCGTACATTTAATTATTATTTCAGTTTGCATGATTTTCCTATTAAAACTTACTATATTACAAAATGTATTTGATTGGTTAATTGGTATCTGTTTCTCAGTTTATTTTTGCATTCTGTATCAGAATACGATTGAATTTATGCTCTTTTTGGAAAATGCACATTACTCATTAAAGAACTTAAGATACATAGTTAATTCTGTAAATATTATTCCCATTAAAGGGATTATAGATGTCCTTCGTTACAATCCATCTGCTTCATTTCAAATTTTCGGAAATTTAATTATGCTTGCTCCATTTGCATTTGCTATGCTTTATTTCAAGTGGGCAAAGAGTATCAAACAAGCTATTTGGTACTCATTTCTCTGTACGTTTGGAATTGAACTCGTACAGTTATTACAAAGAATTCTAGGTTTAGTGTTTGATATAGGGATAGGCAGAAGTTTTGATATTGATGATGTCATCTTAAATACAATAGGGGCTCCGATTGGCGTTGGTTGTTATTTACTTTGGAGGAAAGTTGAAGAGTTATTTCTTCAAATCAGAAAAAAGTCTTCAGTAACTATTTAA
- a CDS encoding DUF4190 domain-containing protein: MVEKTKTNSNSVISLTMGILSILIPIIGLFLGIIGVVASRKAIREIEKTSEDGRGLATSGLICSSVGIVIQLLGVLGFIAYYSVSNGPVG, encoded by the coding sequence ATGGTTGAGAAAACTAAAACAAATAGCAATTCTGTAATTTCTTTAACTATGGGTATTTTATCTATACTTATACCAATCATTGGACTGTTTCTTGGTATTATCGGAGTTGTGGCATCAAGAAAAGCTATAAGAGAAATAGAAAAAACAAGTGAAGATGGTAGAGGTTTAGCAACTTCAGGTTTAATTTGTAGCTCAGTTGGAATAGTTATTCAACTGCTCGGAGTGTTAGGATTTATTGCTTATTACTCTGTTTCGAATGGGCCCGTAGGATAA
- a CDS encoding ATPase, which yields MNKPFWNPLLASFGTMILLYTIGFIADINFLKIKISPSYTEISFLPVIVGLLIGFITERMIDYKSKKFEL from the coding sequence GTGAATAAACCCTTTTGGAATCCGTTATTAGCATCATTTGGAACGATGATATTACTATATACAATAGGTTTTATAGCTGATATTAATTTCCTCAAAATTAAAATTTCACCCTCATATACTGAAATTTCTTTCCTACCAGTCATTGTCGGTTTATTGATAGGATTTATTACTGAACGCATGATAGACTACAAATCTAAAAAGTTTGAACTCTAA
- a CDS encoding ISL3 family transposase: MQDFEKEYRLFQEALDIQDPWYIEDYKLVKSSDQFHVFLDFKRGAKFPCPHCGNEHNGVHDIANDDRMWRHKDFWQYQTYLHARLPRIKCDICDKVLTVQVDWSRPKAGFTWLFEAQVMQLMKEMPVAAVAREVNEHDTRLWRVFHYYVQKNMDELDLSNITRIAVDETSSRRGHRYVTLFVDVDSKRVIFAIEGKDASVIQSFKQHLENKGIEATSILECCCDMSPAFIKGIEEAFPKAHITFDKFHVMKLVNEAVDKVRRQEQNDEPLLKKTRYLWLKNSQNLSQSQHEKLMKLKDSHLNTAKAYRLRLALQGLWSTSQMFSGWYFDDWYNWAIRSRLEPIVDVARTLKRHEKGILRWFASRMTNGLLEGINSLVQASKRKARGYRSIENFIAMIYATANKFTLRVKPHA, translated from the coding sequence ATGCAAGATTTCGAAAAAGAATACCGTCTATTTCAAGAGGCATTAGATATCCAAGATCCATGGTATATTGAAGACTACAAATTAGTAAAAAGTTCAGATCAGTTTCATGTCTTTTTAGATTTCAAACGTGGAGCTAAGTTCCCATGTCCACATTGTGGAAATGAACATAATGGTGTTCATGATATCGCAAATGACGACAGGATGTGGCGTCATAAGGATTTCTGGCAATACCAGACATATCTACATGCAAGGTTACCAAGAATAAAATGTGATATTTGCGATAAGGTTCTAACTGTGCAAGTTGATTGGTCTCGACCAAAAGCTGGGTTCACATGGCTATTCGAAGCCCAAGTTATGCAGTTAATGAAAGAAATGCCTGTTGCCGCAGTTGCTCGTGAAGTAAATGAACATGATACGAGATTGTGGAGAGTCTTCCATTATTATGTACAAAAAAATATGGATGAGCTTGATCTCTCAAACATAACTCGTATTGCAGTTGATGAAACTTCAAGCAGACGAGGCCATCGCTATGTGACGTTATTTGTAGATGTTGATTCTAAACGTGTCATTTTCGCCATTGAAGGTAAAGATGCCTCTGTGATCCAATCATTCAAGCAACACCTTGAAAATAAAGGAATAGAAGCGACTTCAATCCTGGAGTGCTGTTGCGATATGTCACCGGCTTTTATTAAAGGTATTGAAGAAGCTTTTCCAAAGGCACACATTACGTTCGATAAATTTCACGTTATGAAATTAGTCAACGAAGCTGTCGATAAGGTTCGCAGACAGGAACAGAATGATGAGCCATTGCTAAAAAAAACACGTTATTTATGGTTGAAGAACTCACAAAACCTATCCCAGTCTCAACATGAAAAACTTATGAAGTTAAAAGATAGCCATTTAAATACAGCTAAGGCTTATCGGTTGAGATTAGCTCTACAAGGACTTTGGTCAACTAGCCAAATGTTTTCAGGTTGGTATTTTGATGATTGGTACAATTGGGCAATACGTTCACGTTTAGAGCCAATAGTTGATGTTGCTCGGACACTCAAAAGACATGAAAAAGGTATATTACGTTGGTTCGCTTCAAGAATGACCAATGGTTTACTTGAAGGAATTAATAGCCTTGTTCAAGCATCAAAGCGGAAAGCAAGAGGCTACCGATCAATTGAAAACTTTATTGCCATGATCTACGCAACGGCTAATAAGTTTACTTTACGAGTGAAGCCTCATGCTTAG